GCCGGCACCGGTCAGGGCCGCGATACCGGCGTCGAGCGCCTGTACCGCCTCGGGATCAAGCCGGATCTCCAATCTGGATTCAAAGGGTGAGCGCGTGCTGATCCCGATCCGGAACCTGCCCTCGGCCCGCAGCGCGGCCTCGAGGAAGCTTCCGGTGGCGGGGGCCGCGCTGGTGGCACGGTAATTGGGTTCGTCCACCATCGCATCCAGCAGCAGTGCCGCATCCGCCGCGTTCCGGGCCAGCGGGCCGGCCACCACGAATTGCCCCAGGTCCTGCTGCCCCGAACCGGCCGGGATCCGCCCGCGGTTGGGCTTCAGCCCCACCAGTCCCGTAGCCGCCGCAGGGATGCGCACCGAGCCGCCGCCGTCGGTACCCGGCGCAAAGGGGACCAGCCCGGCGGCGACTGCGGCCGCGCTGCCGCCGGAGGATCCCCCGGGGCTGAGCCGCTGATCGCGCGGGTTCCGCGCCGGCGGACCCACCCGGTTTTCGCTGTAACTGCTGAGCCCGAATTCGGGGACCTGGGTCTTGCCGAGGCTGATCGCCCCGGCCCGGCGAAGGACGGCCGGCAGGGGCGCGTCCTCCCGGGCTATCCACGGGTCCAGGGCCGTGCTGCCCATGGTGGTGCGCACGCCGGCCACATCGGTGAGGTCCTTGTGCGCCAGCGGCATTCCGTGCAGCAGGCCCAGTTCTCCGCCACGGGCACGGTGTGCATCCGCAGCCCGCGCCTCGGCGACGGCGAGTTCCGGCGTCGGCGTGAGGAAGGCCCCCAATGCCGGGTTGAGCTCGTCGATGCGCCGCAGGTAGTGGTCCGTGGCTTCCTCCGCCCCGAGCCCGCCGGAGGCCAGGGCATCCCGGAGTTCGACGGCGGTCATCTCGTGGGGAGCGGGCATAGCGTGCCTTTCGGTGCGGGCGGCGTCCGGGCGTTTATTCTCTCGGACCGCGTCCCACTATAGGCTGGACAAAACGGCACCGTACGGCGGGCCCGGGCGTGCCCGGAACCGCGGCGCGGGGCTACATTTCCGTACGACAGTGAGGGCAGCAATGAGTGAGATGCAGAGCGTAACCGTAGACACCATTCCCGAGGGCGCGAAGATCCTCGACGTACGGGAAGACTACGAGTGGGAAGCCGGCCACGTTGACGGCGCCCTCCACGTCCCGCTCGACCGGCTGCCCGAGGCCCTTGACGATCTGGACCCGGACCAGGACCTTGCCGTCATCTGCCGCACCGGCGGCCGCAGTGCCCGGGCCACCCAGTGGCTGGAAGCCAACGGCTACTCCGCCGTCAACGTAAACGGCGGGATGGGTGCCTGGCTCGAGGCGGGGAAGCCCATGGTGTCCGACAACGGGCAGGAACCGACCGTTAAATGACGCATGCCGCCGACACCCAGGCCGCCCCGCACCACCGCGGTCCGCTGGGGGAAACCGTGGTTTATGCCTACCTCGGCCCGGAGGGCACCTTCACGGAAGCTGCACTGCTGACCATCCCGGGCGCCCAGGACGCCGTCCGAATTCCGGCGCCCAGCGTGAATTCCGCACTGGAAATGGTCCGCTCGGGGCAGGCCACCGCTGCAGTCGTGCCGATTGAAAACTCGGTGGAGGGCGGCGTCAGTGCCACCCTCGATGCGCTTTCCGCCGGTGCCTCGCTGCGGATACTGAGGGAAATCCTGGTTCCCATCACCTTTGTCCTGGCGGCGCGCCCGGGGGTGGCCCTGGCGGATATCCGCACGGTTTCCACCCACACCCATGCCTGGGCGCAGTGCCGGGAATGGGCTGCGGGAAATATTCCCGAGGCGGAATATCTGCCCGCTTCCTCAACGGCCGCAGCAGCAGTTGAACTGAGCGAAGCCGATCCGTCCTTCGACGCCGCGATCTGCGCGCCGCTGGTGGCGCAGCGGCTCGGGCTGGAAGTCCTGGGGGAGGACATCGGCGATGTGCGCGATGCCGTCACCAGGTTCGTCATGATCAGCCTGCCCGGCCTGCTTCCCGAACCAACCGGCTCCGACAAGACCACCCTGGTAGTTCCCCTGCCGGAGGACCACCCGGGCGCCCTGATGGAAATCCTCGAGCAGTTCTCCACCCGCGGGGTGAACCTGAGCCGGATCGAGTCCCGTCCCACGGGTATGTTCCTCGGTGATTATTTCTTCAGCATCGACGCCGACGGCCATGTTGCCGATGCCCGGATGGCGGATGCGTTGAAGGGCCTGCACCGGATCAGCCCGGAACTGCGTTTCCTGGGGTCCTATCCGCGGGCGGACCACCGCGAGTCGGAGATACCCCGGCACACCAGCGACGAGGCATTTCGGGCCGCTGACATTTGGTTCGAGTCCCTGCTGAACGGATACTAGGGCTGGAAGCTGCGGCCGAACCGTTCCGCGGCGGGTGAAAGGGACGCATCATGGGCCGACTGCGGCGAAGCAACTGCGAACATCCCGGCTACTCCCGCCGGCGCTGGGGCAAGGGATTCAGTTACCGGGATGTCCGCGGAAACGTCATCACCGACCGCACGGTCGTGGCGCGGATCCGCTCGCTGGCCATTCCGCCGGCCTGGACGGATGTCTGGATCAGCCCGTACGCCAACGGCCACATCCAGGCAACGGGAACCGACGCCGCCGGACGCAAGCAGTACATTTACCACCCGCAGTGGCGTGAAATGAAGGACCGGGAGAAATTCGACCGCGCCCTCGCGTTCGCCCAGTCCCTTCCGGCGGCCCGCCGTCTGATCACCAAGCACCTGCGCGCCGAGGGCTGCAGCTCGGAACGCGCCCTGGCCGCAGCCCTGCGGATTGTCGACGCCGGCGCGCTGCGCGTCGGCGGCGCCCGGTATGCGGACGCCAACGGGTCCTACGGCACCACCACCCTGCGGATCGAGCATGTGCGGCTGGACGGAACCGAAGTGCGTTTCGACTTCCCCGGCAAGAGCGGCCAGGAGTGGCACACCTCCATCAAGGATGCCGACCTCGCGGCGGCCCTCGAACCGATGCTCCGCCGCCCGGACGCGGACACGGCCCTGGCCTACCTCGGCGCGGACGGCGCCTGGCACAGCGTGGATGCCGCCCAGCTGAATGCCTTCCTGAGGGAGGTCACGGGCGGAGAATTCAGCGCCAAGGACTTCCGCACCTGGCAGGCCACGGTGGTGGCGGCCATGTCCCTGGCCCGGATGGCGCCGGCAGCCGCTACCAACCGGGCGAAGCAGAAGGCCGTGGCAGCAACCGCACGCGACGTGGCGGAGCATCTGGGCAACACCCCGGCAATCGCCCGCAAGTCCTACATCGATCCCCGCGTGGTGGACCGCTTCTTCGACGGCCAGGTCATCCCCGTGACGGGGTTCTCCGCGTCGGAGACCGCAACCCGGAACATGCTCGAGGATTAACCGGGTGTTTCCGCCGGGACCGGCAATAAGTATGCTGATGGAAGGCGCGCGCAGTATTGGCGCACTGGACAACCACCACAAGAAGGAAGGTGCCGGCATGAGCGAGTACCCCAACGAACAAGAGCAGCTCAAGGACCCGAAGCCCAGCGGTGTTTCCACCAACGACGATAACTACCGCGGCGATGTCGGCGACCAGGGCAACGACATCCGCTTTGCCGAGGAAGAGGCACTGATCCGCGAGCAGTCCTCTCCCAACGAGGACGAAGGCAAGTACACCGCCACGGAAGGCGCCAAGACGGACGAGGACCGCGAAGGCGGTTACACCGACTCCGAGGGCACCCAGGACGGCAAGTAACGCCTTCCTGCGAAACGGCGCCGCACCCACCGGTGCGGCGCCGTTTTTATGCCTCCGGCGGCAGGGCGGGCGAGGGCGGCACCCGGACCAGCAGGGCTCCGGCGTCCACCTCCACCGCGATGGTGGTGGCGGGACCGGTCAGGTCTCCGTCGAGCTGGGTCTGCGTGGGTTCCGCGACGGTCACCGTGATTTTCCGGACCCGGTGGTGACGGATCACCGGAAGGTCCTTGGGATAGCGCGTCATCACTTTGCCTGCCACCCAGGCCCAGCCCAGGACGCTGCGCGGGCTAATGATGATGACGTCCAGCAGTCCGTCATCCACCACGGCGTCGGGAATGAAGTCGATGCCGGCAGGCAGGCGTCCGGTGTTGGCCACCAGCACGCTGTGCACCTTCTGTGACTGCGCCGGACCGTCGTCCAGGCTGACGGTCATCCGCGTGCGCCGCCCCGGCAGCAGTCGGACGCCGGCTTCGCTGTAAGCCAGCCAGCCCACCCGTTTCTTGAGCTCATCCCGGGTAGCGGCGATCACCTGGGCATCCAGGCCGATCCCGCCCATCACCAGGAAAGCGTTGTGGGAACGCCCGCCGGTGGAGGCATCTTCGAGCACAATGTCCGCCATGTCGATCCGCCGCACGTCCCCGTGCAGGGCGTTACGGATGTTTCCCGCCAGGTCCGCCACGGAGATATCCAGGTTCCGGGCCAGCAGGTTGCCGGTGCCCAGCGGGATCAGGCCCAGGGCGGCACCGGAATGCGCCACCGCGCGCGAGACTTCGCGGATGGTGCCGTCGCCGCCCGCGGCGAGGACGACGTCGGACCCGGACTCCAGCGCCTGCAGCGCCTGGAGATAGCCCGGGCTGTCCACGGTGGTTTCCAGGATCAGCGGCGGGTCCCAGCCCGCCAGCTCGCAGGAAGCCCTCAGCAGCGTCTCGGCGTCGGCAGCATGCGCCTTGATCGGATTGACGACCATTGCCACCCGCTGGTGGGCCGCTCCGCGCGGGGCGAACACCGCCGCGTCCGCCACCGCCCGCCTCCTGCTTCGGGTGCCGGCAATGGCCCAGGTTGCGGCGGAGGCCAACAGTGCGGCGACGAGGACAAGGAGGAGGGTAATTTCAACGGGCATGATGCCTCCCAGAATAGCCGCCGCCCTGCAAAGCCAAGGCCGGGCAGGTTTTGGGTACTCTTGAGACGTGATCGATGTAAATGAGCTCCGCGAAAACCCCGAAAAGTTCCGAGCCTCCCAGCGCGCCCGGCTGGCCGACGAGAGCCTTGTGGACGCGATCATTTCCGCTGATGCCTCCCGCCGCGACGCCCGGACCCGCTACGAGACCCTGCGCGCCGAGCAGAACGCGTTCGGCAAGCGCGTCGCCGCCGCCAAGGGCGAAGAGAAGCAGGCCCTCCTGGCCGAGGTGAAGGAACTGGCTGCCGCGGTGAAGGCCGCCGGCGCCGAAGCCGACGCCATCCAGGCGGAGTCCGATGCGCTGATGCGCCGGATCCCCAATCTGGTGTCCGACGGCGTTCCGGTCGGAGGCGAGGACGATTTCGAGGTAGTCAAGACCGTCGGCAAGCCCCGCGACTTCGAGGCCGAGGGCTTTAAGCCCCGCGACCACCTGGAAATCGGCGAGCTGCTCGGCGCCATCGACATGGAACGCGGCGCCAAGGTCTCCGGCTCCCGTTTCTACTTCCTGCGCGGCGTCGGTGCCCGCCTGGAACTGGCACTGCTGAACATGGCCATGGACCAGGCCGTGAAGG
This genomic stretch from Arthrobacter sp. zg-Y1110 harbors:
- a CDS encoding amidase; translation: MPAPHEMTAVELRDALASGGLGAEEATDHYLRRIDELNPALGAFLTPTPELAVAEARAADAHRARGGELGLLHGMPLAHKDLTDVAGVRTTMGSTALDPWIAREDAPLPAVLRRAGAISLGKTQVPEFGLSSYSENRVGPPARNPRDQRLSPGGSSGGSAAAVAAGLVPFAPGTDGGGSVRIPAAATGLVGLKPNRGRIPAGSGQQDLGQFVVAGPLARNAADAALLLDAMVDEPNYRATSAAPATGSFLEAALRAEGRFRIGISTRSPFESRLEIRLDPEAVQALDAGIAALTGAGHDLLDTDLVYDERYPDAFQVVWTAGLATAVLAPGGEERLTDLAAVMRQRALRRSAADLVAAVDVLRAFEAETIRQYSAYDMILTPTLAMPPRPLGWYTSDDAGAGDRADEDYARQCRYSPFTSMVNVCGLPAITLPVLDTADGLPMGIQLIGRPGAEADLLAVAAQLGY
- a CDS encoding rhodanese-like domain-containing protein, translated to MSEMQSVTVDTIPEGAKILDVREDYEWEAGHVDGALHVPLDRLPEALDDLDPDQDLAVICRTGGRSARATQWLEANGYSAVNVNGGMGAWLEAGKPMVSDNGQEPTVK
- the pheA gene encoding prephenate dehydratase gives rise to the protein MTHAADTQAAPHHRGPLGETVVYAYLGPEGTFTEAALLTIPGAQDAVRIPAPSVNSALEMVRSGQATAAVVPIENSVEGGVSATLDALSAGASLRILREILVPITFVLAARPGVALADIRTVSTHTHAWAQCREWAAGNIPEAEYLPASSTAAAAVELSEADPSFDAAICAPLVAQRLGLEVLGEDIGDVRDAVTRFVMISLPGLLPEPTGSDKTTLVVPLPEDHPGALMEILEQFSTRGVNLSRIESRPTGMFLGDYFFSIDADGHVADARMADALKGLHRISPELRFLGSYPRADHRESEIPRHTSDEAFRAADIWFESLLNGY
- a CDS encoding DNA topoisomerase IB — translated: MGRLRRSNCEHPGYSRRRWGKGFSYRDVRGNVITDRTVVARIRSLAIPPAWTDVWISPYANGHIQATGTDAAGRKQYIYHPQWREMKDREKFDRALAFAQSLPAARRLITKHLRAEGCSSERALAAALRIVDAGALRVGGARYADANGSYGTTTLRIEHVRLDGTEVRFDFPGKSGQEWHTSIKDADLAAALEPMLRRPDADTALAYLGADGAWHSVDAAQLNAFLREVTGGEFSAKDFRTWQATVVAAMSLARMAPAAATNRAKQKAVAATARDVAEHLGNTPAIARKSYIDPRVVDRFFDGQVIPVTGFSASETATRNMLED
- a CDS encoding diacylglycerol kinase family protein gives rise to the protein MPVEITLLLVLVAALLASAATWAIAGTRSRRRAVADAAVFAPRGAAHQRVAMVVNPIKAHAADAETLLRASCELAGWDPPLILETTVDSPGYLQALQALESGSDVVLAAGGDGTIREVSRAVAHSGAALGLIPLGTGNLLARNLDISVADLAGNIRNALHGDVRRIDMADIVLEDASTGGRSHNAFLVMGGIGLDAQVIAATRDELKKRVGWLAYSEAGVRLLPGRRTRMTVSLDDGPAQSQKVHSVLVANTGRLPAGIDFIPDAVVDDGLLDVIIISPRSVLGWAWVAGKVMTRYPKDLPVIRHHRVRKITVTVAEPTQTQLDGDLTGPATTIAVEVDAGALLVRVPPSPALPPEA